In the Treponema maltophilum ATCC 51939 genome, CGGGCAAAAAAATAAAATATTTCTTACTGAAAATAAACCGATGGCTTTTTTTAAACAAACCGGAGGTTATCGCTTTCTTTTCCCCGTATTATCCGATCCTTTGACTTCTTCGTGATAGAAGTAATCCACAATCACCGGATGCCCTTGCGGAACTCTGCCGTACGGCATTTCGTTATCTACAAACGGGCAGTTATATTTTTTCGCCATCTCTTCGGCTTTTACTTCCAATGCCTCAAAGTAACTGCGGTCATGTTTATTATAGATCTCATTATAAAGAGGCACCAGATCAGGATACTTTTCCGCGATGTAATCCAAAATTGTCTTTTTGAAGCCGCCGCGCAGATTAAGATTTTCCAACCAGAACAGGTCGCATTGATCCTTTACCTTTTCGAATATTGCTTCAAAGTCCGTGATGCCCGGAAATACAGGCGAAACAAAGCATACGGTACGTATACCTGCGTCATATACCCGCTTCATAGCATTAAGGCGCCGCTTGATGCTTACGGCACTATCCATATCTTTTTTGAAATCCTCATCCAGCGTATTGATTGACCATGACACCGTAACCCGTCCCAATTCCTTCAAAAGATCAATATCGCGTACCACAAGATCCGATTTTGTACAGATCAAGATGTCTGCGCCGCCGCCCCTGAGCTGTTCCAACAGCTTTCTGG is a window encoding:
- a CDS encoding radical SAM mobile pair protein B — translated: MAQAEINGILIGNVDTKNIMTKSGLPVGGYSVNPYVGCTHACKYCYASFMKRFTGHTEAWGTFLDVKHWPKLKTPKKYAGQRVVIGSVTDGYNPQEETFCNTRKLLEQLRGGGADILICTKSDLVVRDIDLLKELGRVTVSWSINTLDEDFKKDMDSAVSIKRRLNAMKRVYDAGIRTVCFVSPVFPGITDFEAIFEKVKDQCDLFWLENLNLRGGFKKTILDYIAEKYPDLVPLYNEIYNKHDRSYFEALEVKAEEMAKKYNCPFVDNEMPYGRVPQGHPVIVDYFYHEEVKGSDNTGKRKR